A genomic stretch from Catellatospora citrea includes:
- a CDS encoding glycogen debranching protein: MRRLWRSVLAAALVAAGLSLVSPTAPAQAGIDTLTLGGRYSGSNVNFRVYSSRATRIAVYVYSAATGAQEKASYLLTKGTGDVWATTVSVATLQAAGVTGTVYYGYRAWGPNWPYSASWTKGSTAGFVADVDAAGNRFNPNKLLLDPYAREMSHDTALPDGVVSDYASGPAKRAVDTGTIAPKGIVLATDSTSFGTKPTRAFKDDIVYEVHLRGLTKADPSIAAADRGTYKAAGQKAAYLASLGITAVEFLPLQETQNDANDVNPSSTTGDNYWGYMTENYFAPDRRYAADKTPGGPTREFKAMVKAFHDAGIKVLVDVVYNHTAEGGAIGDKFTYNIFSWRGLDNPTYYSLTSDMQGSMDNTGLGHNYNTRNPTAQNLIVDSIAYWKNTLGVDGYRFDLASVLGNTCQHGCFTYSRTDANTALNRLTTEMPARPAGGGSGVDWIAEPWAIGTGTYQVGNFPAAWSEWNGIYRDTLRRDQNKLGVDAVTPSDLATRFAGSSDLYGDDGRRPWHSVNFMVAHDGFTQKDLYSCNGKNNGQAWPYGPSDGGSDDNISWDQGGVAADQRKAARNAFAFLMLSGGTPMMTGGDETLRSINCNNNPYNVDSSANWLDWSLTTDETNFQTYTSRLAAFRKAHPALRPVNFYTAADGNGNGMGQLEWFTPAGVAPDGAYWGNANNHALAWRIDGTEFGDSASALYTAYNGWSGDVVFTLPAPPAGKQWYRVTDTAPWAEGANQVAAPGAEAVIGGAGTAYTLRGRAVLLLIAK; encoded by the coding sequence ATGCGTCGCCTCTGGAGGTCCGTGCTCGCCGCCGCGCTGGTGGCAGCCGGGTTGTCCCTCGTCTCCCCCACCGCCCCCGCCCAGGCCGGGATCGACACCCTGACCCTGGGCGGCCGCTACTCCGGCAGCAATGTGAACTTCCGGGTGTACTCGTCCCGGGCCACCCGCATCGCGGTCTACGTCTACTCCGCCGCCACCGGCGCCCAGGAGAAGGCGTCCTACCTGCTCACCAAGGGCACGGGCGACGTCTGGGCGACCACGGTGAGCGTGGCGACGCTGCAGGCCGCGGGCGTGACCGGCACCGTCTACTACGGCTACCGGGCCTGGGGGCCGAACTGGCCCTACAGCGCGAGCTGGACGAAGGGGTCGACGGCCGGGTTCGTGGCCGACGTGGACGCCGCGGGCAACCGGTTCAACCCGAACAAGCTGCTGCTGGACCCGTACGCCCGGGAGATGAGCCACGACACCGCGCTGCCCGACGGCGTGGTGAGCGACTACGCGTCGGGACCGGCCAAGCGGGCCGTGGACACCGGCACCATCGCGCCCAAGGGCATCGTGCTGGCCACCGACAGCACGAGTTTCGGCACCAAGCCGACCCGGGCCTTCAAGGACGACATCGTGTACGAGGTGCACCTGCGCGGCCTCACCAAGGCCGACCCCTCAATCGCGGCCGCCGACCGGGGCACCTACAAGGCGGCCGGGCAGAAGGCGGCGTACCTGGCCTCGCTCGGGATCACGGCGGTGGAGTTCCTGCCGCTGCAGGAGACCCAGAACGACGCCAACGACGTCAACCCGAGCAGCACCACGGGTGACAACTACTGGGGTTACATGACCGAGAACTACTTCGCCCCCGACCGGCGCTACGCCGCCGACAAGACGCCGGGCGGGCCGACGAGGGAGTTCAAGGCCATGGTGAAGGCGTTCCACGACGCCGGGATCAAGGTGCTCGTCGACGTCGTCTACAACCACACCGCCGAGGGCGGCGCGATCGGCGACAAGTTCACGTACAACATCTTCTCCTGGCGCGGGCTGGACAATCCGACGTACTACTCGCTGACCTCCGACATGCAGGGGTCGATGGACAACACGGGGCTGGGGCACAACTACAACACCCGCAATCCGACGGCGCAGAACCTGATCGTGGACTCGATCGCGTACTGGAAGAACACCCTCGGGGTCGACGGCTACCGGTTCGACCTGGCGTCGGTGCTGGGCAACACCTGCCAGCACGGATGCTTCACCTACAGCCGCACCGACGCGAACACCGCACTCAACCGGCTCACCACCGAGATGCCGGCCCGTCCGGCGGGCGGCGGCTCCGGCGTGGACTGGATCGCCGAGCCGTGGGCCATCGGCACGGGCACCTACCAGGTGGGCAACTTCCCGGCGGCCTGGTCGGAGTGGAACGGCATCTACCGGGACACGCTGCGCCGCGACCAGAACAAGCTGGGCGTCGACGCGGTCACCCCGAGCGACCTGGCCACCCGCTTCGCCGGCTCGTCGGACCTGTACGGCGACGACGGCCGCCGCCCGTGGCACTCGGTCAACTTCATGGTCGCCCACGACGGGTTCACGCAGAAGGACCTGTACTCGTGCAACGGCAAGAACAACGGCCAGGCGTGGCCGTACGGGCCGTCGGACGGCGGCAGTGACGACAACATCTCCTGGGACCAGGGCGGGGTCGCGGCCGACCAGCGCAAGGCGGCCCGCAACGCGTTCGCGTTCCTGATGCTGTCGGGCGGCACGCCGATGATGACCGGCGGTGACGAGACGCTGCGGTCGATCAACTGCAACAACAACCCGTACAACGTCGACTCGTCGGCGAACTGGCTGGACTGGTCCTTGACCACGGACGAGACCAACTTCCAGACGTACACGTCGCGGCTGGCGGCGTTCCGCAAGGCGCACCCGGCGCTGCGGCCGGTGAACTTCTACACCGCCGCCGACGGCAACGGCAACGGGATGGGCCAGCTGGAGTGGTTCACCCCGGCCGGGGTCGCGCCGGACGGGGCCTACTGGGGCAACGCGAACAACCACGCCCTGGCGTGGCGCATCGACGGCACGGAGTTCGGCGACAGCGCGAGCGCGCTGTACACCGCCTACAACGGCTGGTCGGGCGACGTGGTGTTCACGCTGCCCGCGCCGCCGGCCGGAAAGCAGTGGTACCGGGTCACCGACACGGCGCCGTGGGCCGAGGGCGCGAACCAGGTCGCCGCGCCGGGCGCCGAGGCGGTCATCGGCGGGGCCGGGACGGCGTACACGCTGCGCGGCCGGGCCGTGCTGCTGCTCATCGCGAAATGA
- a CDS encoding dienelactone hydrolase family protein — protein sequence MSAGNGTATEVVIPVNGAALAAHLAIPPHATGVVVFVHGSGSSRHSPRNQYVATLLRDAGLGTLLFDLLNEAEENDRSNVFDIGLLAGRLSEVLAWLRARPDAQGLPVGLFGASTGAAAALWAASNGNTEVAAVVSRGGRPDLAGGHLAEVRAPTLLIVGGLDHTVLELNEQAAAQLTCEHAVEIVPGATHLFQEPGTLQQAAVLARDWLVRYVR from the coding sequence ATGTCCGCAGGCAACGGCACAGCGACCGAAGTGGTCATCCCCGTGAACGGCGCCGCGCTCGCGGCCCACCTGGCGATACCCCCTCACGCGACCGGCGTGGTCGTGTTCGTGCACGGCAGCGGCAGCAGCCGGCACAGCCCGCGCAACCAGTACGTGGCGACCCTGCTGCGCGACGCGGGCCTCGGCACGCTGCTGTTCGACCTGCTGAACGAGGCCGAGGAGAACGACCGCAGCAACGTGTTCGACATCGGGCTGCTCGCCGGGCGGCTGAGCGAGGTGCTCGCCTGGCTGCGCGCCCGGCCCGACGCGCAGGGGCTGCCGGTCGGCCTGTTCGGGGCCAGCACTGGCGCGGCCGCTGCGCTGTGGGCCGCCTCGAACGGCAACACCGAGGTCGCCGCCGTGGTCTCCCGCGGCGGCCGCCCGGACCTGGCCGGCGGCCACCTCGCCGAGGTGCGCGCGCCGACGCTGCTGATCGTCGGCGGCCTCGACCACACCGTGCTGGAGCTCAACGAGCAGGCCGCCGCCCAGCTGACCTGCGAGCACGCCGTCGAGATCGTCCCCGGCGCGACCCACCTGTTCCAGGAGCCCGGCACCCTGCAGCAGGCCGCCGTGCTGGCCCGCGACTGGCTCGTCCGCTACGTGCGCTGA